Genomic DNA from Clostridium sp. BJN0013:
CCTGCTCCTTTATTTTTTCCATATCAGCTTCCACTTCATCTACTATACAAATTTCTGATACTCCAAATACTGATTTTAATTTTTGTATACCTTTTTCAATATCATCACATTCTATAAACCATCTACCTTGATCCACTACAAAATTATACTGTATACCTTTTAGAACAGTTTTTATATTATCTTTTAACTTCTTTTCAAATTTACCTTTATTTAGTCCCTTTAAAAATATTTCTGATGCATACTTTACCAGCAACAATCTTCTCATTTATCAACTCTCCTCAAAAATTTAAAAGATCTAATTAATACATCTAAAGTATAATCTATCTCCTCTAGTGAATTATCTTCTGTAAAACTAAACCTTATAGTTCCATCTAGTTCTTCTTTTTTCAATCCTATAGCCTTCAATACATGACTATCTTTATTACTTCTTGCAGAACATGCAGATCCTGTAGAAACATATATATTTTCTTCTTCTAACAGATGAAGCAGTACCTCTCCCTTAATTCCTATAAAAGATACACTAAGCACATAAGGAGAATAGTTATCTCCTTCACTATTTATCTTAACTTTAGGCATATCCTTTAGCTTATCTATAAAATATTTTTTCAAATTATTTACTTTATTGAAATTTTTTTCTCTATTCTTATATACTTTTTCAGCTGCTTTTGTAAATCCTACAATAGATGCCAGATTTTCAGTACCTGATCTAAAACCTTTTTCCTGTCCCCCTCCACATATTAAAGGCACCGGAACAAGTCCTTTTCTAACATAAGCAATGCCAATTCCCCGGGGACCATGTATTTTATGTCCACTGGCAGATAACAAATCTATATTGCTTTTTTTTACATCTATATTATACTTTCCATATCCTTGAACTGCATCTACATGGAACTTTATTCTACTATTTCTTTCTTTTATATACTTGCCTATATATTCAATATCTTGAACAATTCCAATTTCATTATTAGTATGCATTATACTTACTATTTGAGTTTCCCTGGTAATACTTGCAGCCAGTTCTTCCAAATTTATTTCTCCCCTGTTATTTACATTTAAATAGGTAACCTTTACCCCTTGATTTTCTAACTGTCTACAGGTATTTAAAAGGCTGGGATGCTCTATTTTAGTTGTTATAAGGTGTTTACCAGGTTTTATAAAACCTTTTATTAAAAAATTATTACTTTCACTTCCTCCAGAAGTAAATATTATTTCATCCCTGCTGCAATTTATAGTACGAGCTATTATATCTCTACTCTCATTCATCTTTAATTCTGCCTTTAAACCTAAAGAATATGCAGAAGAAGGGTTACCATAATATTTCCTCATAGTATCCGCTATAGAATCTATAACTTCATCATAAGGCTTAGTAGTAGCACTGTTGTCAAGATAAACTTCCACTGTTTTCACTCCCTTTTTATATGCCAAAATAATTAAACAATATAACATATATTATCATACTTATATAAAACATAGCAAAACCTATTTTTAAAGGTTTTTATTTAGACACTTATAAATTAAATATAAAAGTAAATACTAATAGGGACAAAATCCTAAAAGCAAAGGAGATATCTTTAAATGAAGATTAAACATTTTTTATTAACTACAATATGTATTTTTTTATACATTATGATATATTATACCTCTCCTGCAAAAGCCTTTTCAGAAGACTTATTATATACAGAAAATATAAACTCCACTTCCCCTAATAAAGTAATATATCTTACCTTTGATGATGGCCCCAGTAGTACAGTTACAGGTAAAATATTGGATATCTTGAAGGAACAAAATGTAAAAGCCTCTTTTTTTATAATAGGTTATAAAATTCAAGGTAGAGAAGATTTATTACAAAGAATGTATAATGAAGGTCACAGCATAGGCCTACATACATACACCCATAAATGTAATGTAATATATTCCAGTGAAAATTCTTTTTTAGATGAGATGATAAGAACTGAAAATGAAGTAAAAAATGTTTTAGGATTTTCTCCTAAAATAATACGCTTTCCCACAGGAAGCAAAAATCATCTTACTACTTCTCTTTTAGAAAAACTACACACTGAAGGATATAAAATATATGACTGGAATCTTTCTTTGTCAGATGGTATAAACTATAGGACATCAGTTGATAAACTTTACAATGAAGCTACAAAAAAATGTGTTAATCCTGGAAAAATATTTCTATTGGCACACTGTGATGGCACTAATGAAAATACCTGCAAGGTACTTCCTAAAATAATCAAATATTATAAAAATTGCGGTTATGAATTTAAAACAATTACAAAAAATACCCCAGAATATTATTTTAGAGTGTCAAAATAAGAAGAAATTTATTTCATATTTAAAGGTTTATCTATACATTCATTTATATAGCATTAGATAAACCTTTAGATCTGTAAATGCACAAGAGTTATAAAATTAATTAATAAAATAATAGCTCAATTATTACAAAAGTCAGCGTCATGCTCTTCCTTTTCATATCCTCATATGCATTTAATTATAGTCTTCTTTTTTAAATATACCGAATGGTTTTCCTATAGGTAAAAATTCTCTTTCAAAGTGAGGATTTAATACAGTAGCCGCAGAACCATAAAAGGCTACAAGAGATGCTATTAATTCAGAAAATCCTGCTAATTTAATAGAAAATTGAGGCGCAACTCCAAAAGAATTAAGCATCAATCCAATAAACAGAAAGTTTAAAAAGAAAAAAACCGCAAATAATACTCTGTTAGCTTCAGCCGCTCCTATTGTCATAAACACAGTAAATATTAAGTATGCTAGAAATGCCACTCCTAGCTGTTTTTGATCTACTGCTCCTGCAAGACCTTGTCCAAATGTACCTGCGTCAATCATCCATGATACACCTACTGCGAACCAGAAAAATGCAAATCCACCAAATGCTGTTGCACCAAAAGTATTCTGTCTTTTAGTATCATTGATACAAGCAAATAATTGAGCAAAACCTCCTAAAAATATTGCCCAGGGAAGCACAAAAGAAGTTCCTTCAGTGATACCAAGCTTCTGCGAAGAAGCTACCAACGTTACAACAGCAAGTCCAAATAATCCTATCGCAGACGGATCACAATTGGCAATTTTAATGCTTTGTGTTTCATTTGAATTCATGATAAGTCCTCCTTATAAGTTATATTTGTAAACCGGTTACATGTTATTACCATACCATAAAATATTAAATTTGTAAAGTAATTTAGACAATTTTCAGAAATTTAGCATATAAATTTCAATAAATTCTATTTAAGCCTGTAAAAAGTTTTATGTTATGTAAAGTGAACAAAAAGTTTAAAACCCGTGATGAAATTTTAGCACTATGAAGTAAACGTTTAAAGATATATTTTAAAAAGCATTAGAATTAGAAATGAACTCAACTTGGATATGACAAAAATGAAATCTCAAATATTACAAACTATGCTTTGCAGTCATACAGGATTGTAGATAGTATTCCCATACCTGTATGCAAGTTTGGGAGGGCACATTTTCATAAAACCCTTAGAGGTTTTGGAGCTGCTTATGGTAAATATGCTTCTAAAAAGGAAACCCATCTTGGCTACAAGCTGCACATGCTGACTACACTAAATGGATTGATTTATAACCGATTTTGTTCTTACTCCTGCCAATATAGATGTGATGGTATTTGGGACCTTTTAGATCCATTCTATCAGATTGCTTTAATTAGAGATAAAGAATTAAAGAACTGGTATTTGGTTAATTAATCCAAGTATATTTTATGCCAAGGATACTCTGAACATTTTCGTTACCATAATATCCCTGATAGCTAAAATTTTTATTTAGCACAACGGGTTAAGCTAAATATTATCATTATAATAACTTACTAATTCACTGGAATAAGTTTATTCTCTCCTAAATCCCACTCATATACCTGACCACTTTTCTTATTAACATAATACCATCCTGCTGTAGCAGAATGATCTTCCATACTGTCAAATACTTGTATAACATAATAAGTTTCGTTATCCCGTATATCTTCATGATCAAATACAAATTTAGTATTTTCATTTTTAGTCTTATAATATTTAGCTGTTAACTCCACTGCTTTTTCTTTAGTAATAGTGTTGCTTTCACTATTTAAATAATCACTATTTTTACGTTCAGTATTTTTCTTATCTGCAGTATCTTCTTCTTTATCCTTAAGCTGACTTTTCAAACTTTCATCTAGTTTTTTCCTAGCCTGTTTTATATTTTTTTTTACATTATCATTATTTTTATACTTAAGAGCTTCCTCATAGGTATCTACAGCTTTTTTATACTCACTGTTTTTCATATAGCTGTTAGCTTTATCTACAAGCCTATTATATATCTTATTATGATAATATCTATAGCCACCATAGCCTATAGAACATACCAAAATAAATAAAACAATCACACATATCTTAATATATTTTCTATTCAAAATATCATCTTCCCCTAAGTATTGCATTTTATCTGAAGACTATAAGTAACTAATACTCCCATCTCCTTCAAAATGGGAGATACGTACTCCTATGCCCCTAAATAAGTTCTTCTAAGGTTCAGAAAAAGCATTCCTCATGTGCAAACTCCACCTGAACCTAAGAATCACTTGATTAAAATATTATCAGACATAAAGCTTATTTACAATCATATTATTGAATATTTCAAAATTAAAAAGTGCTAAATTTTACTTTAATCTAACACTTTTCAATTCCTTACAAAGTGAGCTAAATAATTTTTCATTCTTATTATCCAAAGCTCCATCTATAAGAGTATATAAAATTTCAGTATAAAGTTTTTCCCTTTCTTTTTTCATTAAAGGCTCTATTATATAATTCATATAATAAATGGATGACTTGCCCACATTATCTAAATTCATATTTTTTAACATACCTATATAAAATTCCAATTCTGTTATTGATATACTGAAAAACAATCTAGTTGAATCTTTTTCCACAGATATTTTTATCATTTCTTTATTAAGAAAAGTCAATTCTATACTGTTAAAGTTTTCTACTTGAAATTTTTCACTTTTATTATTTGAAGTTTTAAAGTTAGTTAAAAACTTTATATAATTTAAAAAATCTTTCTCCTCAAGTTCAAAATCATTTAATATGGTTTTAAAACCACATCTCTTTTTAAAAGAAATTTTATATTTACTATGTCCATTTATATTTTTTCTAGCTAAAATTAAAATGCTGTCTACAAACTTATCCATGGCTCTTTTAGGAATCAGCTTTATTCCATACTTAAATCCATTATGCTCTTTTCTATCAGAAACAATAAAATCACTTATATCCATAAATTTATCTCCTTTTTAAGTAATATCCGTATTTTAAATCATACTTTTCTATTATAAACGAAAAAAATCGCTTTTTGCGTTTATGCACAATATTAAAAAAGTTTAAAAAATAATCCCTTAAAACTATATTATTCTACTTATATACTTTTTTTATATTCTTTTATATTATATAATTTACTTGTAAACTTTAAGTTAATAATATTTTAAATATAAGAAGGTGGCATTTTGAAAATAACTACTTTAATAGAAGATTCTTTAGAACATAATAAAAACTTGACAAGAGAACATGGACTTTCATTTTTTATACAATATTCAAAACTCAATATACTATTTGATACAGGTAAAAGTGAAAATTTTATAAAAAACGCTAAAGATATGGATATTGATTTAAATAAAACAAATTACATTATAATAAGTCACGCCCATTATGATCATGGTAATGGATTAAAAAGTTTCACCCAAAATTTTACTATAAGGCCTAAAATAATATTAAGCAAATATTTTTTCTCCAACGGCAAAAAATACTATTATAATAAAGATAGTGTTAAAAGTGATAAAAAACTTCACTATATAGGAGTAAATTTTGATGAAAAATTTTTAAAAGAAAATTCCTTTAAAGTACAATATATAACTTCAGATGAAACAGAAATAGAAAAAGGTATTTATGTGTTTACAAATTTTAAGTCCTACTATGATTTTGAAAAACTAAATTCCAATATGAGAGTAAAGACAGATGAAAATTTTCAGATTGATAACTTTAAAGATGAAATATGTATAGGGATGGATACTCCAAAAGGACTTTTAATACTTTTAGGCTGTTCTCACCCTGGAATATTAAATATGATAAAATCCATTGAAATTAAGTCAAATAAAAATATATTTGGAATAATTGGAGGAACTCATTTAATGGAAGCTTCCAGGGATAGAATAGAAAAAACTATAGAAGAATTTAAAAAAATGAATATAGAAATATTAGGAGCTTCCCACTGTACAGGTGCTGTTGCATATTCGCAATTAAAAACCTCATGTGACAACTTTTTTGTAAATTCTACCGGTTCTTCTCTATCAATTCCTTAATCACTTATGGAATTTACTATTTACATTCCAATTAAAAAAATCAAGGTATCTGCCTTGATTTTTTAACATAACTAACCTTCATATAAATAATCTCTAGTCATAGGGATATCATTATTAAGTCCCTTTGTAAATAAAAACTGATGTATATCCATTACTCCATAATGAAAAGAAGCGGAACAAGCATTCAGATAAAGTCTCCACATTCTTATGAAACTATCGTCTTTAAGTTTTTTAATTTCCTCTACCTTATTCTCAAAATTTTCAGCCCAACATTTTAATGTCTTAAAATAATGTAATCTTAAACTCTCTGCATCTATGAGATGTAGATCATTATCTGCCATTAAACTTACTAATTGTCTTATAGATGGTATATAACCCCCCGGAAATATGTATTTCTTAATCCATTGATTTACTTCTCCCTCTTTTTGTGCTGTAATACAGTGAAGAAGTGATATACCTCTTTCTTTTAACATGGCTTTTACATCTTCCATATAAGAAGATAAATTCTGCCTCCCTACATGTTCAATCATTCCTACACTAACTATTCTGTCAAATTTACATTTTTCTTTAACTAATTCTCTATAATCCACTAATTTTACTTGAACTTTTCTCTGCAAATTATTTTCTAATATTTCCTTATTTGTCTTTTCAAATTGTTTTTTACTTAAAGTTATACCTAACGCATCTACTCCATATTTTAGGGCAGCTGTAATAATTAATTTTCCCCAACCACAGCCTATATCTAAAAGCTTTTGACCTGGTTTCAATTGAAGTTTTTTCAATATATAATTTACCTTATTTACTTGAGCCTGATGAAGTGAATCTTCTTCACTCTTAAAATATGCACAGGAATAAGTCATGGTTTCATCTAGCCAGAGACTGTAAAAATCATCACCTAAATCATAATGATATTGTACATCTTCTTTGCTTTTTTTAACATTATTTGGAAGTACTTTGTAAAGCTTTGAAAATATTTCAGCTTTATGTAAGAAACTATCTTTATTCTTATATACCGATTCTATTACTTCTCTAATATTTCCTTCAAAATCAATTAGATTATTCATATAGGCTTCTCCTATTGCAAGGAAAGGATCCGTCAAAATATCTTTTTTAGAAATATGTCCATTTATATATATCTTAAATTTTGCTTTTCCATCTCCATATTTGTCTTCCGTACCATCCCAATACCTGACCTCTACTGTATCTGAAAAAGCATTTTGTAGAAATTTCTTGAAAAATACTTTGTCTAATGCCATATTACTCCTCCTATTCTAAATACGAACATGAAAATAAATCCAATATATTTATGATAAGTTATCTGAAAATTTATATCAATTTACAAAAACTCTTAAATTTCAAGAAAAATTAAATTATACTATAAAAATACGCCTATATACCACTTATATCTTACATAACCGTAAAAATTTAATTTTATTCATCTAATTCCTGGTTTTTCTTCCTATCAGATATGTATATTTTCAAAACTTCTATTCTCTTTTCATCTATCTTTTCTACTTTGAAAATTATATTTTCATACTCTACAGTATTCTCCTCACCTTCCTTTGGAATACTTCCCAGAAGCTCTATTACAAAACCACCTATAGTATCTGAATTATCTGATTTTAATTCTAAATCTAAGAACTCATTTACCTCATATATGGATAGAAGTCCACTAACCAAATAAGTATTTTCATCCAGCTTACTTATATACTGTTCATTATCATCATATTCGTCAAATATATTACCCATTACTTCCTCAATTAAATCTTCTATGGTTACAATACCTGAAAATCCGCCATATTCATCAATTAAAATTGCCATGTGATTTTTAGTACTTTGAAGTTCCTTAAAAAGTACACCTATATTTTTATTTTCCGGCACAAAATAAGGTGTTCTAAGCAAAGGTCTTATATCTATATTATCTATAGAAGTCTTCATAATCTCCACAAATAAGTCTTTAATATAAAGTATACCTATTATATTATCTGTATCATCTTTATAGACAGGTATTCTAGAATATTTTTCTTCCATTATATCTTTAACACTATGAGAAAACACATTATCTATATCCATGCCAAATACCTCTGTTCTGGGAGTCATCACTTCCTTAGCCACTTTATCATCAAATTCAAATATCCTTTCTATCATACGCAGCTCGGACTGATTAAAAATTCCATTTTCCTGTCCAAGTTCTATAATGGATCTTATTTCTTCTTCAGATACCTTATTTTCTACATTCTCTGTACTTAAACTAAATAATTTCATAATTAAATTGGTAGAACCTGAAAGTAATTTTACAAAAGGAATCATAATCTTGTTTACAAATAAAATAGGTTTTATGAATGCCATTGCTATTATTTCTGAATGCTGCAGTGCAATCCTTTTTGGAAATAATTCTCCAAGCACAAGAGTAATATAGGATAACAATATAGTTATGACAATTACAGCTACTTTACTGCTGTATGGAATATTTATCTTATCTAAATAAACTGCAAATCTTGTTGACAGGGTAGTAGCTGCATATGCACTGGCAAAAAATCCTGCGAGAGTTATACCCACTTGTATTGTGGCTAAAAAATTACTAGGGTCATCCAATAGATTCAATATTATACGTGCCTTCTTATTTCCTTCCTCTGCCAGATAGGAAATTCTTCTTTTATTTAAAGCAACTATAGCCATTTCTACTGCTGAAAAAAATGCATTGATTACTGTAAGAATTAATATTAAAATAAGTTCTAATATTACGTTATTTTGCCAGCTCATACCCATAAACTAATGTATAACTCCCTTCATTTATTTTTAAAGGTTACATTCTTCTATTATGCCTGTTAAGCTGTAAGTTATTCTTATAATTTTATAGATTTTCAATTCACACTGCTATCTACCAATCTCCACCTTCCAGCCCTGTTCTGTTCTTCCCAAAGATAGGCATACAGTTATGTTCCGCTGATAATGCTTTTGCCACGGTAGCAGCCAAAGCCCCGTTATTTCCGGTAAGAGAATAAGTAACAACTGCAATATTCATGGTAACCTCCAAATCGTTTAATCACTTAACTTCTGCCTGCTCCAGAGCGTTTTCCACCGCCTTAAGATGTGCATTGGATGTCAGGGTCGCACCGCTGATTACGTCCACTTTTAAAGACTGGGATTTAATTACTCTGTTAAACAAATCATTAATGGAAAGCCCGTTTCTTACCTCAGATGTCTGTTTTTCATCGGCCAATGCGCCCTCAGTTACCTTGATTTTCGTAACAGCTCCCGAGGCTACGGTTACCTCAACCGCGGCGTTTCTGAAGCTGTCTTTCGTTCCGTGGTAAGCACCCGTATAGACACCGTCGCGCAGCTTTTTAAAATCTACATCAGTGATGGCCATATTTTGAAGCTCATTGCGCCCTGGAGCCGTCAAGACAACTGCTGCACCCAGTCCCAATGCAATCACACCGACAATTGACAGTATTACAATCCACACTCTAATCTTCCCCTTTCTCTTTTTGACAGTTTTCATGATATAATCTTTCCTTTCCTAAATATAGTTTACATTAATTTCGACAGAAGCCTGGAAACGCTGCCGCAATCCCTGCGTGACATATACTCTCAGCTTTTCGTCCACTAAAACTGCCTCTGCTCCCGAATATTTTTTTATCAGGGCAGTCCCTCTCTCCAGGCCGGCAACAAAGATGGCAGTGGACAATGCATCGGCGGTCATAGCACTGTTTGCCACTACTGTTACACTGACAAGTCCGGACTCTGCCGGATACCCGGTAATCGGATTCAAGATATGATGGAACCGTCTGCCTTCCTTGTCGATAAAATACCGTTCATAGTCTCCAGAAGTAACCACAGCCTTTTCGGTTACTTCGACCGCACCGAGCAGACCATTCAAACGAGGATGCCGAATACCAACAAGCCATGGCGAACCGTCAGGCTTATTGCCTAATGTTGAAACATTCCCTCCGATATTGGAAAAGGCAGATGTGACGCCATATTCTTTGAATATCTCCATGAAACGATCGCTGGCAAAGCCTTTGCCGATACCGCCCAAATCAACAGACTGTCCGGACTTTTTCAACCCTGTCGTTTTTTGAACAGTATTTAATTCCAAATCTTTGTAATTGACAAGGGGGAGAGCCATCTCTATCTTATTATTTGCAGGAGGCTCCAACGCATGCTTATAGTCCCACAAGTCCACCAGCGGGCCGACGGTAACATCGAATAACCCCTGAGAAATAACAGAACATTCAATTGCATGTAAAAGAATTTCATAAGTTTCAGGGCTGACATTTTCACATTTTATGCCTGCAGAACGGTTGATGCGGCTGATATCGCTTTCCTGCTGAAAACGGCTGAGCAAACGTTCCAGCCTTTGAGACTCATTTTGGACAGCTTTTAATGCTTCAATTGCATGCCTACCAAAAGCCTTGTGAGCCATTTCCGTGCCCATGCCTGTATGCGCGGCTTCAACCGCAGCACTTTTATCCACGAACTATCCCTCCTTCTTAAGGCTGTTACTTTCACATGTAAAGCTCAGCTTTTTGTTTATGACAATCGATAAGCTTTCTTGAAATACAAATAAGAAAGTACACATACAGGAGTAAAATAGGCACACCAAATTTCTAATACCATAACACCTAATAAATCACCGCCTGTCATATCTGCATTAAACAACCCCAGTATTGGAATTATCACGCAAGATACTGCAAAAATACCATGAATCATTAAAAGTGCTTTTAACCATTTATCCATTTTTGTTGTTACACGAATAGTAAATGCAATAAAAAATGTAGCCAAAGCCATAAAAACGTATCCTAACAAATCATAACTGAAAAACAGCCCGAAATTCTTATAATCCAATATTTGAGATGCCTGTTGGCTAAGCTGTGAAAGACGAACAGCAGTCAGCTGTGCAAAATACACCACCATGATCAATACAGCATAAACGGAAGCAAAAGCGATTGCTGAATAACTCAAGGCTTTTGTTTTTTTCTCACTATATGAGGCAAAGGAGCAGATCATCGGTACAAATCCCCAAGCTATAAACATGCTTGAAATATAGCTGCCGAAATCGCTACCGATCATCATTGACAGCGCAAATCCAAGCACAGCAGCTAACGTAATAATGGACGAGTATAGTCCTAATTTCCTGTTCAAAGATTATCTCCCTTCATATTACAAAATGAATTATTCTACTTTTAAATCACTGCATTATTTTTTACAATCGGTCAGACTTCTAATTGTAAACTCCGTGAGGTAATCCAAAACCTGCGGAAAATACTGCAGTCCGATTTCCTCTTTATGGGTTTCAACAGTAATGATTGCCGTGAAAATGGCCATAATCAACTCACAGTCAATATCACTCCTCATTTTTCCTTCAGCCTGCCATTTTTTTATTATCTCCAAAAAATCGCTATACATGAAATCAAGACGCTCCAGCCCTTTTTCTTCACGGAAATGCTGCTCTATTTTACTGAACACGTCCTTGTTATACCATTCCTTCAGGATCGGATTTGAATTCATGCCTTGTAAATTCAATGACATTATTTCTTTCACTAAACTCAGCGGATCTTGATTTAGATTAATTGATTTTAAAATACTTTTCTTAAGCTTTTCGTTTTCTTCCATGTATATCGCCATGAATAATTCCTCTTTAGAGGAGTAGTAATTATAAAACGTGCCTGTACCTATTCCCGCAGCTTTTGTAATATCGGATACATTGGTATCCTTGAAGCCTTTTGTACTGAACAGTTTCTTCCCACAATCAAATAAATCCTTTTTCGTATTTTTCAATGAATAATCCTCCAGTATGTTCTTCTATTAGTTAACGCCATTTTGCTAATTCTGTCTGGACATCAAGCGCCCCAAAAAGTCAAAAATCCGGCCTGCCAGCTTTTTAACGGGGTTCAGGGATACATTGTAATAATAATGGGACTCAAACCAGCCTTTTTCTTCGTAATGCCGATAGTCGCAATATTCATCATTGAGCATTGCTTTCATGCTTGTCCGGGACATTCTGAACATCATCAGTCTGAAAAAAGAAGGGGATGGAGGGGCTGTACGCATAAGCTCTCTGTAAAACCTTGCGGCGGTCTTTTTGATTTCATGTGAATTCTTTTCCTGCGCAGCTTTTGTGATCGGTTCCAACGTCTTTAGAACGCAGCCTTTCGTAACGCTGAATCCAAAATTTTCTCCCATACTGTCAAGGTACTTCACAATAGAGCTTCCACCGAAAATACCCTGAGTGACAATGGACGTGAAAGCCTTGCCGAAAAAACGCGGCCGATGAAAAACAAACGCAAGCCGGTCTAACAGGTTCTTCATTGACGCTGAAATATGAAAGGAATAATTAGGGGTGGCGAAAATGACTCCGTCGGAATTAGTAATTTTATCAATCAGCAAATCCCGGTCGTCCTGTATAGGACAAAATTCTTCTCCTTTATCAAAACACAGCTTGCAGCCCCTGCAGTAATCAAGCCGACAGTCCTTTAAGAAAACATACTCGAAGTTGATTTCCATGTACGCTTTCAAATTTTTCTCAAATTCACATACTGCTTCGTAAGTTGCCTGCTTACGAGCACTTCCGATAAATGCGGTAACCTTTCTCATCGCAGGCCTCCTTCCTAATCAGCAATAAGATAAACGAATATTTTATTATTCATTCATATTTTAGCATCACCTTGTTTGCCCGTCAAGCTCTATTAGGAGTTTTTAAATAACACAATTATTGATGAAAGAAGTAGACTAACA
This window encodes:
- a CDS encoding flavodoxin family protein, yielding MRKVTAFIGSARKQATYEAVCEFEKNLKAYMEINFEYVFLKDCRLDYCRGCKLCFDKGEEFCPIQDDRDLLIDKITNSDGVIFATPNYSFHISASMKNLLDRLAFVFHRPRFFGKAFTSIVTQGIFGGSSIVKYLDSMGENFGFSVTKGCVLKTLEPITKAAQEKNSHEIKKTAARFYRELMRTAPPSPSFFRLMMFRMSRTSMKAMLNDEYCDYRHYEEKGWFESHYYYNVSLNPVKKLAGRIFDFLGRLMSRQN
- a CDS encoding TetR/AcrR family transcriptional regulator, which translates into the protein MKNTKKDLFDCGKKLFSTKGFKDTNVSDITKAAGIGTGTFYNYYSSKEELFMAIYMEENEKLKKSILKSINLNQDPLSLVKEIMSLNLQGMNSNPILKEWYNKDVFSKIEQHFREEKGLERLDFMYSDFLEIIKKWQAEGKMRSDIDCELIMAIFTAIITVETHKEEIGLQYFPQVLDYLTEFTIRSLTDCKK
- a CDS encoding FAD:protein FMN transferase, whose amino-acid sequence is MDKSAAVEAAHTGMGTEMAHKAFGRHAIEALKAVQNESQRLERLLSRFQQESDISRINRSAGIKCENVSPETYEILLHAIECSVISQGLFDVTVGPLVDLWDYKHALEPPANNKIEMALPLVNYKDLELNTVQKTTGLKKSGQSVDLGGIGKGFASDRFMEIFKEYGVTSAFSNIGGNVSTLGNKPDGSPWLVGIRHPRLNGLLGAVEVTEKAVVTSGDYERYFIDKEGRRFHHILNPITGYPAESGLVSVTVVANSAMTADALSTAIFVAGLERGTALIKKYSGAEAVLVDEKLRVYVTQGLRQRFQASVEINVNYI